The proteins below come from a single Iocasia fonsfrigidae genomic window:
- a CDS encoding aspartyl-phosphate phosphatase Spo0E family protein produces the protein MIDERNDPTLNKINTLKNQVKDEVMKLTLTSPKVLEVSQKIDKFIYQVMKDQRG, from the coding sequence GTGATAGACGAAAGGAACGACCCTACATTAAATAAAATCAATACCCTTAAAAATCAGGTCAAAGATGAGGTTATGAAGCTAACTCTTACTTCACCAAAAGTACTGGAGGTGAGTCAAAAAATTGATAAGTTTATTTATCAGGTCATGAAAGATCAGCGTGGTTAA
- a CDS encoding HD domain-containing phosphohydrolase, which produces MNSFSFRLKNLRKEKNISQEKLANDLGYSRSTIANYEQNTRLPSADVLTRIADYFEVSLDYLLGRSNIRLSLKDYLTHNTPSILLFIDFESGKIIEHSPAALSYYGYTREQFLNKTIFDLHTHPRGEIKILIDEAHNKKQQVFYSKHRLANGEIRDVKITITSLTINSKIIITFLIQDITDFRKENIFTNILDSLLLTLGKINLYKTPYKKNHSEHVAALAYEIGKLLSLPAYRLNALKIAALLHDIGELNIPYDILNKPSGLTENEFNLIKEHPQFSYDIISNIPFEQPVAKIVLQHHERIDGSGYPKGLSNSNILIEAKILAVADVVDAITSDRPYRQALGIDYALNELKRNSRIKYDPDVVEACLKLFKNKLFTFKNKKLK; this is translated from the coding sequence ATGAATTCATTTTCATTTCGCTTAAAAAATTTAAGAAAAGAAAAAAATATATCACAGGAAAAATTAGCAAATGATCTGGGGTATTCCCGGTCCACTATTGCCAATTACGAACAAAATACCAGACTGCCTTCAGCTGATGTTTTGACTAGAATTGCAGACTATTTTGAAGTTTCTTTAGATTACCTGCTAGGGAGGTCAAATATACGCTTAAGTCTGAAGGACTACCTAACACATAACACCCCAAGCATTCTGTTATTTATTGACTTTGAAAGTGGTAAAATCATTGAGCACAGCCCAGCTGCTCTATCATACTATGGTTATACCCGCGAACAATTTCTTAATAAAACAATCTTTGATCTACATACCCATCCCAGGGGGGAGATCAAAATATTAATCGATGAGGCACACAATAAAAAACAGCAGGTCTTTTATTCTAAACATAGATTAGCTAATGGTGAGATTAGAGATGTTAAAATAACTATAACCAGCTTAACTATTAATAGTAAAATCATCATAACCTTTTTAATTCAGGATATAACTGATTTTAGAAAAGAAAACATCTTTACTAATATACTCGATTCTTTACTGCTTACTCTGGGAAAAATTAACTTATATAAAACACCTTATAAAAAAAATCATTCTGAACATGTAGCTGCCCTTGCCTATGAAATAGGTAAACTCCTATCTCTACCAGCTTATAGACTTAATGCTCTGAAGATTGCTGCCTTACTCCATGATATTGGAGAATTGAATATCCCTTATGATATTCTAAACAAACCATCTGGTTTAACAGAAAATGAATTTAATCTTATCAAAGAACATCCTCAGTTTAGTTATGACATAATCAGCAATATCCCTTTTGAACAACCAGTAGCAAAAATTGTATTACAACACCATGAAAGAATAGATGGCTCAGGTTATCCTAAGGGCTTAAGTAATAGCAATATACTCATTGAAGCAAAAATATTGGCGGTTGCTGATGTTGTTGATGCTATCACCTCAGATCGGCCATATAGACAGGCCCTGGGAATAGACTATGCCTTAAATGAATTAAAAAGAAACAGCAGGATAAAATATGACCCGGATGTAGTTGAGGCCTGTCTTAAATTGTTTAAAAATAAGTTGTTTACATTTAAAAATAAAAAACTAAAATAA
- a CDS encoding DUF1657 domain-containing protein translates to MSVGKQLHQTLASLRSAKTDMETYALSTEDKDAQKLYADCENQLENMINSFAGRVNYVEEQEPQYNVKKQMQENNQQKS, encoded by the coding sequence ATGAGTGTAGGCAAACAACTCCATCAAACCCTGGCCTCTCTCCGTAGTGCCAAGACTGATATGGAAACCTATGCCTTATCAACTGAAGATAAAGATGCTCAAAAACTCTATGCCGATTGTGAAAACCAACTGGAAAATATGATCAATAGTTTTGCTGGCAGGGTAAATTATGTTGAAGAACAGGAACCACAGTATAATGTAAAAAAACAAATGCAGGAAAATAATCAACAAAAATCCTGA
- a CDS encoding complex I subunit 5 family protein encodes MSEIIKMNFKIDNLNLIFGITGILLTALTMSLARLSIKTKRKEYYLLNFIYILSFLIVIFSRRWLILLIGWEMVSVSTSLMLLWKGRGLAGQYFIVQFLGSSILLYAILLAINAGYSEIMPIKEVWLQNLLILGLGMKSAIFGLHFWLPPVHSQAPVPVSAVLSGWVVKLGFITYLKIIPEGSNLLLILGFLMVFYGGIKALLAIDYKVLLAYSSISQLGYIAIGIGSGVSYAYLGSILHIIAHGLAKTALFLTNGCLIEEYGSRCIYDFKDAWQRQTVSCLSIIISFSSLMGIPLLAGYNSKHLIKHGIDSGQFFSILLFISSLLTALYALRFLYWGIFRDLLARRQRESGRARNKYQLRKFEYLSLFIIIVLLLTVGFYGELIVKIIKDIDFRYNFKTGFLEVIFYLLPAVFILKVFNCFEIKKQQTPSLDILFNRVNRYLDKLGRYLYNLIYKDFQYQLLWIPLFLIFLLYWELVFH; translated from the coding sequence ATGTCTGAGATTATTAAGATGAATTTTAAAATAGATAATTTAAATCTTATTTTTGGAATAACAGGCATCTTACTGACAGCCTTAACTATGTCTCTGGCCAGGCTTAGTATTAAAACAAAGCGGAAGGAATATTATCTGTTGAATTTTATTTATATCCTTTCTTTTTTAATTGTAATATTTAGCAGGAGGTGGTTGATTCTCCTGATAGGTTGGGAAATGGTGAGTGTTTCAACCAGTTTAATGTTACTCTGGAAAGGGAGGGGACTGGCTGGGCAGTATTTTATTGTTCAGTTTTTAGGTAGTAGTATTTTGTTATATGCCATACTGCTGGCTATTAATGCCGGGTATAGTGAGATAATGCCCATCAAAGAGGTCTGGCTGCAAAATTTACTTATTCTGGGTCTGGGAATGAAGAGTGCTATTTTTGGTTTGCATTTCTGGCTGCCTCCAGTTCATTCACAGGCACCGGTTCCGGTAAGTGCTGTACTATCTGGCTGGGTAGTAAAACTTGGTTTTATTACTTACTTAAAGATTATTCCAGAAGGGAGTAATTTACTACTAATCCTGGGCTTTTTAATGGTTTTCTATGGTGGGATAAAGGCCCTTTTAGCAATTGATTATAAAGTTTTGCTGGCCTATAGTTCAATCAGTCAGTTAGGGTATATAGCAATTGGGATTGGAAGTGGGGTTAGCTATGCTTATCTAGGTAGTATTTTGCATATTATTGCTCATGGTTTGGCCAAAACAGCTTTGTTTTTAACTAATGGGTGTTTAATTGAGGAATATGGGAGTAGATGTATCTATGATTTCAAAGATGCCTGGCAGAGACAGACAGTAAGCTGTTTAAGTATCATCATAAGTTTTAGTTCTCTGATGGGGATTCCCCTACTGGCCGGGTATAATAGTAAACATCTGATAAAACATGGAATTGATAGCGGACAATTTTTCTCAATACTCTTATTTATCTCCAGTCTATTAACTGCTTTATATGCCCTGCGTTTTTTGTACTGGGGTATTTTCAGGGATCTGCTTGCTAGAAGACAAAGGGAATCAGGTAGAGCCCGAAATAAATATCAGCTGAGAAAGTTTGAATATCTTTCCCTATTTATAATTATTGTATTACTTTTAACAGTAGGGTTTTATGGTGAATTAATTGTAAAAATTATAAAGGATATAGATTTCAGGTATAATTTCAAAACTGGCTTTTTAGAGGTGATTTTCTACCTGCTGCCTGCTGTATTTATTCTTAAGGTCTTTAATTGCTTTGAGATAAAAAAACAGCAAACACCATCACTTGATATCTTGTTTAACAGAGTTAATAGGTATTTAGATAAATTAGGTAGGTATCTTTATAATCTGATATATAAAGACTTTCAGTATCAATTATTGTGGATACCCCTTTTTCTGATTTTTTTACTCTACTGGGAATTAGTATTTCATTAG
- a CDS encoding complex I subunit 5 family protein, which produces MAGIMSSFVFSSLNLMIAIAGVLLTVFTILFAWTDIEVKRREYLILNLAYVFSFLIVIFSQDWLVFFVAWEMVTITTSLMLIWRGKELATQYFIVQFLGSSFLLLVILVAISQGYTEIQAIGDTWLQNLFIFGLGMKSAIFGLHFWLPAIYSQASVIFNAVSSGWVVKLGFITMLKLISKGNNLLLVLGLLMAFYGGIKALMATNYKVLLAYSSISHLGYIAIGIGSGTIYGYLGSILHIITHGLAKSGLFLGSANLIKGYGSSSIYEFKNMWPRYKMSSLGILISFSSLMGFPVLAGFNSKYLIKYGFENGFFFSIILYAASLLTALYSVRFLYWGVFRDLISREKRDSKLSSGQIGKSEYLVLTMIIVLLITLGFYSGTIVNMFEKIEFQYNFLKGFLEVSAFTVASILILRGISWNKIPHGTGPTLDKLFNNINRILFKNGQFIYNLVYQDFQYQLLWIPIFLVILFLWILLM; this is translated from the coding sequence ATGGCAGGGATTATGAGCAGCTTTGTTTTCAGTAGTTTAAACTTGATGATTGCTATTGCTGGGGTATTATTGACTGTTTTTACAATCTTATTTGCCTGGACAGATATAGAGGTAAAGCGCAGGGAATATTTAATTTTAAATCTTGCTTATGTTTTTTCTTTTTTAATTGTTATATTTAGTCAGGACTGGTTGGTTTTCTTTGTAGCTTGGGAAATGGTTACGATTACTACCAGTTTGATGCTTATCTGGCGTGGGAAGGAGTTAGCAACCCAGTATTTTATAGTTCAGTTTTTAGGAAGTAGTTTTTTATTACTGGTTATTTTAGTGGCTATTAGTCAGGGATATACTGAGATTCAAGCTATTGGTGATACCTGGCTGCAGAATCTGTTTATTTTTGGACTGGGGATGAAGAGTGCTATCTTTGGGCTGCATTTCTGGCTTCCAGCTATATATTCTCAGGCTTCTGTAATCTTTAATGCTGTCTCATCAGGCTGGGTTGTTAAATTAGGTTTTATCACCATGTTGAAACTGATTAGCAAGGGAAATAATCTTTTATTAGTACTGGGTTTATTGATGGCTTTTTATGGTGGAATAAAGGCCCTGATGGCTACTAATTATAAGGTTTTACTGGCCTATAGTTCAATCAGTCATTTGGGTTATATTGCTATTGGAATTGGTAGTGGGACTATCTATGGCTATCTGGGGAGTATCTTACATATAATCACCCACGGTCTGGCTAAAAGCGGGCTTTTTCTGGGGAGTGCTAATTTAATTAAAGGATATGGCAGCAGCAGTATTTATGAATTTAAGAATATGTGGCCCAGGTATAAAATGTCCAGCCTGGGTATCCTAATTAGTTTTTCATCTTTAATGGGTTTTCCTGTTCTAGCTGGTTTTAACAGTAAATATCTTATCAAATATGGTTTTGAGAACGGGTTTTTCTTTAGTATTATTCTCTATGCAGCAAGCCTGTTGACTGCTTTATATTCAGTACGGTTTCTATACTGGGGTGTTTTCAGGGATCTGATATCCAGGGAAAAACGGGATTCCAAACTATCTTCTGGGCAGATAGGCAAAAGTGAGTATCTTGTTTTAACTATGATTATAGTACTGCTTATTACTTTAGGTTTTTACTCCGGGACAATTGTTAATATGTTTGAGAAAATAGAATTTCAGTATAACTTCTTAAAGGGTTTTCTGGAGGTTTCAGCCTTTACAGTGGCTTCAATATTGATTTTAAGGGGTATCTCCTGGAATAAAATCCCTCATGGTACTGGACCAACATTGGATAAACTATTTAATAATATCAACAGGATATTATTTAAAAATGGACAATTTATCTATAATTTAGTATACCAGGACTTCCAGTATCAATTGTTATGGATACCAATATTTTTAGTAATACTTTTTCTCTGGATATTGTTGATGTAG
- a CDS encoding complex I subunit 5 family protein, which translates to MELNVLLLILIPLITAFLIPLIDIIYIKVRKLLVISSAAGELIVAILLLTANYQAVIRGDFFIKYLLGGWASSLGITIVMDGLSLFFSLLICLSMFLIILYSIGFIGHHEGKYYVLLFLVSGAMQGAILTGDLFNLYVFIELITVTSAALVAFKRNREGAEAAFKYLFYGVVGGLFFLIAVFLIYFSLGTLNMESIAAHVGKINPNLMMAIIVFFLTSLFIKSGIFPFHFWLPKAHSACPGPISALLSGVLLKVFIYIFLRLFWPVFGFALLSNVGLHNFIIYLGLFSSTLGHLLAFKEDDLKRLLAFSTIGHIGMIAAALALNTVSGLAGGLLHVFSHLLMKTTLFIIAGYLLQYADSHHIADFNGIAYKNQGIFIAFIIAAMGMVGVPPLPGFFSKYYILKGFIESGYYFAAFLIIILSVISLFYYLRYIFRGYNLLDYERGIKPRKLSLVLSVFYREKIVTGVAYIFTIIMLVSGIFYWLFTQPVIAIVQNLLRRA; encoded by the coding sequence ATGGAATTAAATGTCCTACTTTTAATATTAATACCGTTGATTACAGCCTTTCTAATTCCCTTAATCGATATAATATATATCAAGGTCAGGAAATTACTGGTTATTTCATCGGCTGCAGGGGAGTTGATAGTTGCCATACTGCTTTTGACAGCCAATTACCAGGCAGTAATTAGGGGAGATTTTTTTATTAAGTATCTGCTAGGGGGGTGGGCTTCATCTTTAGGGATTACAATTGTGATGGATGGCCTAAGCCTCTTTTTTTCGCTATTGATCTGCTTAAGTATGTTTTTAATTATATTATATTCTATTGGGTTTATCGGTCATCATGAAGGCAAATACTATGTCCTGCTTTTTCTGGTTTCAGGAGCGATGCAGGGGGCGATTCTGACCGGCGACCTCTTTAATTTATATGTTTTTATCGAATTAATAACGGTAACTTCAGCTGCCCTGGTGGCGTTTAAAAGGAACCGTGAAGGTGCTGAGGCTGCGTTTAAGTATCTTTTTTATGGAGTTGTTGGGGGTTTGTTTTTCCTGATAGCTGTATTTTTAATTTACTTTAGTCTTGGAACACTCAATATGGAAAGTATTGCTGCCCATGTTGGGAAAATCAATCCAAACCTGATGATGGCTATTATAGTATTTTTCCTGACCTCATTATTTATTAAATCAGGTATCTTCCCTTTCCATTTCTGGTTACCCAAGGCACATAGCGCCTGTCCGGGGCCGATTAGTGCTTTATTATCAGGTGTGTTACTAAAAGTATTTATCTATATTTTCCTGCGATTGTTCTGGCCTGTTTTTGGCTTTGCTTTATTATCAAACGTTGGACTGCATAATTTTATTATATATTTAGGGCTTTTTTCCAGTACTTTAGGCCACTTACTGGCCTTTAAAGAAGATGATCTAAAGAGGCTGCTGGCCTTTTCAACTATAGGTCATATCGGTATGATTGCCGCTGCCCTGGCTCTTAACACAGTAAGCGGTTTAGCTGGTGGTTTATTACATGTTTTCAGTCATCTCTTGATGAAGACGACCCTTTTTATCATTGCCGGGTATTTATTACAATATGCTGATAGTCATCATATTGCTGATTTCAATGGTATTGCCTATAAAAATCAGGGTATTTTTATTGCCTTTATTATAGCAGCTATGGGGATGGTTGGTGTTCCTCCCTTACCCGGGTTTTTTAGTAAATATTATATTTTAAAGGGATTTATTGAGTCAGGTTATTATTTTGCAGCCTTTTTGATCATTATTTTAAGTGTGATTTCTTTATTCTATTATCTGCGTTATATTTTTAGGGGATATAACTTACTGGATTATGAAAGGGGTATAAAACCCAGGAAACTCAGTCTGGTGTTGTCGGTTTTCTACAGGGAGAAAATTGTTACTGGTGTTGCCTATATCTTTACAATAATCATGCTTGTCAGCGGTATTTTTTACTGGCTGTTTACTCAACCAGTAATAGCCATTGTCCAGAATCTATTGAGGAGGGCTTAA
- a CDS encoding sodium:proton antiporter, translating into MIYNLVFLLLFMLGFYTILVKKNLIKLVIGLNIMEAATFFWVMALNYREGVIPILKTGSKAAAVVNPLPQALILTGIVIGASTTAFLLTLIIEINKYANVIDLDILKGLRD; encoded by the coding sequence TTGATATATAATCTGGTTTTTCTTTTACTCTTTATGCTGGGCTTCTATACAATATTAGTTAAAAAAAATCTAATAAAACTGGTTATTGGGTTAAATATAATGGAGGCTGCAACTTTTTTCTGGGTTATGGCTCTTAATTACAGGGAAGGGGTTATCCCAATTTTGAAAACTGGCAGTAAGGCAGCTGCTGTGGTAAATCCTTTACCACAGGCCCTGATTTTAACTGGTATTGTGATTGGGGCTAGTACAACAGCTTTTCTGTTGACCCTAATTATAGAGATAAATAAATATGCGAATGTTATAGATTTGGATATATTAAAGGGGTTGCGTGACTGA
- the mbhE gene encoding hydrogen gas-evolving membrane-bound hydrogenase subunit E has product MKNSIVILLLILLSALLIFSFDFIPEQEIVVDSTAEHIITKGLQETGSLNLVTAILYDYRAFDSMGESTVIFATVSAIVLLLSFKTLPVSSQGLSFIVKNTFGFLAPFIFLFGLYVITHGHLSPGGGFQGGVILGTISIILSIVYGSAYDYRKYPPKTKTLLETGGALLFLFIGGLGLVLKGHFLANVNPLINEPGRLISAGVIPYINIGIGFKIGAGLAIIFYSMIQKTYVEEELKS; this is encoded by the coding sequence TTGAAGAATTCTATTGTCATTTTACTCCTGATTTTACTAAGTGCTTTACTAATTTTTAGTTTTGATTTTATACCTGAACAGGAGATTGTTGTGGATAGTACAGCTGAGCACATTATTACTAAGGGTTTACAAGAAACAGGTTCTTTGAACCTGGTTACAGCTATACTCTATGATTATAGGGCTTTTGACTCTATGGGTGAGAGTACTGTTATATTTGCTACAGTTAGTGCCATTGTTCTTTTGCTGTCTTTTAAAACACTCCCTGTATCCTCTCAGGGTTTATCATTTATTGTGAAAAACACCTTCGGTTTTCTAGCTCCATTTATATTTTTATTTGGTTTATATGTCATTACCCATGGACATTTATCCCCTGGTGGTGGTTTTCAGGGGGGAGTTATCCTCGGTACTATTTCTATCATCCTGAGTATTGTCTATGGAAGTGCCTATGATTATAGAAAATACCCCCCTAAAACTAAGACCTTACTGGAGACTGGAGGTGCCCTGTTATTTCTATTTATTGGTGGGCTGGGTCTGGTTTTAAAGGGACATTTCCTGGCCAATGTGAATCCCTTAATTAATGAACCAGGGAGGCTAATAAGTGCAGGGGTTATTCCCTACATAAATATTGGGATAGGTTTTAAGATAGGTGCTGGACTGGCTATTATTTTCTATAGTATGATACAAAAAACCTATGTAGAAGAGGAGTTGAAATCTTGA
- a CDS encoding Na(+)/H(+) antiporter subunit B, producing the protein MIFLEYLLIALMVFAALLAVIFEEELISIICLSIFSFALTALYLLYKAPDVALTEAVIGSGLNTAIFMAAISQVRSGRKNHVSREDE; encoded by the coding sequence ATGATTTTTCTGGAATACTTGCTGATTGCTTTAATGGTCTTTGCAGCCTTACTGGCAGTAATATTTGAAGAAGAATTAATCTCTATTATCTGTCTTTCTATTTTTTCATTTGCCCTGACAGCACTCTATCTCCTGTATAAAGCACCTGATGTGGCTCTGACTGAAGCTGTGATTGGTTCAGGTTTGAATACAGCAATTTTTATGGCGGCAATTAGTCAGGTCAGATCAGGTAGGAAAAACCATGTCTCCAGGGAGGATGAGTAA
- the mnhG gene encoding monovalent cation/H(+) antiporter subunit G codes for MLIREIISYLLMGAGGVFAIITVIGLIRFPDVYIRIHAAAVVLTISAVLVTFGVAVYVWELFLSTKIILIGLFFLISNPMATHSIARSSYQQKVALPRVRSVDEYADYLERGEK; via the coding sequence ATGTTAATCAGGGAGATTATTTCATATCTGCTGATGGGAGCTGGCGGAGTTTTTGCGATTATCACGGTAATAGGTTTAATCAGGTTTCCTGATGTTTACATCAGAATACATGCCGCTGCTGTAGTTTTGACTATTAGTGCTGTTTTAGTAACCTTTGGTGTGGCAGTTTATGTCTGGGAATTATTTCTAAGTACAAAAATTATCCTGATAGGTTTGTTTTTCTTGATTTCAAACCCTATGGCCACCCATTCTATTGCCAGGTCTTCTTATCAGCAGAAGGTAGCCTTACCCAGGGTGAGGAGTGTTGATGAATATGCAGATTATCTTGAGAGGGGAGAAAAATGA
- a CDS encoding monovalent cation/H+ antiporter complex subunit F: protein MILGLAIFFVILAFLTLYRLIIGPTITDRLIAADTIGIFLALVMLLLGLYYDIGLLVDIVLAYAVLFFVDILIFAKFFEHKELYK, encoded by the coding sequence ATGATCTTGGGATTAGCTATTTTCTTTGTGATACTGGCCTTTCTTACTTTATACCGTTTGATAATTGGTCCGACAATAACTGACAGGCTGATAGCTGCAGATACGATAGGGATATTTCTGGCCCTGGTTATGCTGCTCTTAGGTTTATATTATGATATTGGACTATTGGTTGATATAGTTTTAGCCTATGCTGTCTTATTTTTTGTAGATATATTGATTTTTGCTAAGTTTTTTGAACATAAGGAGCTGTATAAATAA
- a CDS encoding Na+/H+ antiporter subunit E yields MIKKIFTFVSFLIVWLIFAGRSSLDVIVVGIAASLLTTVLFGDMLYQRIEQRIGLLGALRKGLLTFLFIPVFFYEAVISALKVSKHVFEKSPSFSPGIVKVKTKLNNVSAITVLANLITLTPGTLTIDFDRAERAYYIHWIDVNTREEAEARKAIIARFERWLGVIYK; encoded by the coding sequence ATGATTAAAAAAATATTTACCTTTGTTTCTTTTTTGATAGTCTGGCTTATCTTTGCCGGAAGATCTTCTTTAGATGTTATAGTAGTGGGGATAGCAGCCTCACTCCTTACTACGGTTCTTTTTGGGGATATGCTTTACCAGAGGATAGAGCAGAGGATAGGCCTTCTGGGGGCATTGCGGAAAGGCTTATTGACCTTTCTTTTTATCCCAGTCTTTTTTTATGAAGCAGTAATCTCGGCTTTAAAGGTATCAAAACACGTTTTTGAAAAATCACCTTCTTTTTCCCCTGGTATAGTAAAAGTGAAGACAAAGTTAAATAATGTTTCTGCTATTACTGTTCTGGCTAATTTAATTACCCTGACTCCAGGTACGTTAACCATTGATTTTGATAGGGCAGAAAGGGCCTACTATATCCACTGGATAGATGTAAATACCAGGGAAGAGGCTGAGGCCAGAAAGGCAATTATCGCCAGGTTTGAAAGATGGCTGGGTGTGATCTATAAATGA
- a CDS encoding quaternary amine ABC transporter ATP-binding protein, translating to MNKIEVKNLYKIYGPRPKEVIPLLKKGLNKDDILQKTKHSVGVNNINFNAREGEVFVIMGLSGSGKSTLIRCMNRLIEPTQGEILLDGEDLTKMDKEALREVRRHKLAMVFQHFALFPHRTVLENVEYGFEIQHIKKPTRKEIALQALKQVGLKEWHDHKPANLSGGMQQRVGLARALAIDPDILLMDEAFSALDPLIRRDMQNELLNLQSKLHKTIIFITHDLDEALRIGDRIAILNEEGQIVQIGEPEEILSNPANDYVAKFVQGVNRLKVLTAEDVMFRPDALIHLKDGPNMALKTMTREGFSSLYVVDSNKKVAGVIDIDRAVQAKKDRSKNLDKYLDKDFAQAKPDTPLTELLPMTSQTAYPIAITDDSKRLLGIIVRVTILSSLAEGSVADD from the coding sequence ATGAATAAAATAGAAGTTAAAAACCTGTATAAGATATACGGTCCCAGACCAAAAGAGGTTATACCCCTCTTGAAAAAGGGATTAAACAAAGATGATATCTTACAGAAAACAAAACATAGTGTTGGTGTCAATAATATTAATTTTAATGCCAGAGAGGGTGAGGTCTTTGTTATTATGGGGCTTTCTGGCAGTGGAAAGTCTACCCTGATTCGTTGTATGAATAGATTAATCGAACCTACCCAGGGGGAAATCTTACTCGATGGTGAAGACCTGACAAAAATGGATAAGGAAGCATTACGGGAAGTACGCCGCCATAAACTGGCAATGGTCTTCCAGCATTTTGCCCTCTTCCCCCATAGAACAGTCCTGGAAAATGTAGAATATGGTTTTGAAATCCAGCATATCAAGAAGCCTACCAGGAAAGAAATCGCTTTACAGGCCCTAAAACAGGTAGGTCTTAAGGAATGGCATGATCACAAACCAGCCAACCTGAGTGGGGGTATGCAGCAGAGGGTAGGACTGGCCAGGGCACTGGCCATAGATCCTGATATTCTCTTAATGGATGAAGCCTTCAGTGCCCTTGACCCACTGATTAGAAGAGATATGCAGAATGAGCTGTTAAATCTCCAGTCTAAATTACACAAAACAATTATTTTTATTACCCATGACCTTGATGAAGCCCTTAGGATTGGAGATAGGATTGCTATTTTAAATGAAGAGGGACAAATTGTGCAGATTGGTGAACCTGAAGAAATACTTTCAAACCCGGCCAATGACTATGTAGCAAAATTTGTTCAAGGTGTAAATAGATTAAAGGTTTTAACAGCTGAAGATGTAATGTTTAGACCTGATGCCCTGATCCATCTTAAGGATGGGCCAAATATGGCCCTGAAAACCATGACCAGAGAAGGATTTTCCAGCCTTTATGTAGTCGATAGTAATAAAAAAGTTGCCGGTGTAATTGATATTGACAGAGCAGTGCAGGCTAAAAAAGACAGGAGTAAAAACCTGGATAAATACCTGGACAAGGATTTTGCCCAGGCCAAACCTGATACCCCCCTTACAGAATTATTACCCATGACCTCCCAAACAGCATATCCAATAGCAATTACAGATGACAGTAAAAGACTGTTGGGGATTATTGTCCGGGTAACAATTCTTTCTTCACTGGCAGAAGGGAGTGTTGCTGATGATTAA
- a CDS encoding ABC transporter permease: MINLPIGSIFDILVKWLSNNADSLFDFFSSIIGIIIINVEGLLLVIPPLLFIIILAALAWYLEGRNLLIFTVVGFMIILSMDLWSETMETLAMVLSSGVVTLSLGIPLGILAAKKDLFDKIIRPVLDFMQTMPSFVYLIPAVIFFGMGMVPGVIATVIFSMPPVIRLTNLGLRQVDKEVIEAARSFGSTGKQILLKVQLPLAIPTIMAGINQAIMLSLSMVVISSMIGAGGLGGIVLRGITQLKIGMGFEGGLGVVILAIFLDRITQSFTSE, from the coding sequence ATGATTAATCTTCCAATTGGTAGTATTTTTGATATCCTGGTAAAATGGCTGAGTAATAATGCTGATTCCTTATTTGACTTTTTCTCTTCTATTATTGGTATCATTATAATCAATGTTGAGGGGCTATTACTGGTTATCCCCCCCTTACTCTTTATTATAATATTAGCAGCTCTGGCCTGGTATTTAGAAGGTAGAAACCTGCTGATTTTTACTGTAGTTGGTTTTATGATAATACTCAGCATGGACCTCTGGAGTGAAACAATGGAAACCCTGGCTATGGTCTTAAGCTCAGGAGTGGTTACCCTCAGTTTAGGTATTCCCCTCGGCATTCTAGCAGCTAAAAAGGACCTCTTTGATAAGATAATCAGGCCTGTACTGGATTTCATGCAGACTATGCCCAGTTTTGTTTATCTAATACCAGCTGTCATCTTTTTTGGAATGGGCATGGTTCCTGGTGTAATTGCTACAGTCATCTTCTCCATGCCACCTGTAATTAGATTAACCAATCTCGGATTGCGGCAGGTTGATAAAGAAGTAATTGAAGCAGCCAGGTCTTTCGGCTCTACCGGTAAACAAATACTCCTAAAGGTCCAGCTGCCCCTGGCAATTCCAACAATAATGGCCGGTATTAACCAAGCAATTATGCTCTCTTTATCTATGGTTGTTATTTCTTCAATGATCGGTGCTGGAGGGCTTGGAGGTATTGTCTTAAGGGGGATTACCCAATTAAAAATTGGCATGGGATTTGAAGGTGGTTTAGGTGTTGTCATCCTGGCTATCTTCCTTGACAGGATAACCCAGAGTTTTACATCTGAATAA